Part of the Xanthomonas sp. SI genome is shown below.
GGTGGCGCGGTGGCTGGCCAGCGCCCGCAGCATCCAGCCATTGCCGAACTGATGCTTGAGATCGGCGAAGGCGGTGGCGGTGGTGGTGTTCCAGTAGGTCCAGTCCGCGGCGCTGCTGAAACCGCGCGGCCACTCCAGGAAACTGCCGTCATCGTAGAACACCGGGTAGGTGCCCCAGGTCACGCCCTTGGGCCGGTTCTTCTGGTAGTCGTAGCCCACGCTCAGCGTGGTGGCGGCGCCGAGGTCGGCATCGACCACGCCGTACAGCACGGTCTTCTTCTTGCTGTAGCGGTCCAGGTAGGAATCGCCCTGCTCGTAAGCGCCGACCAGGCGGCCGCGCACGCTGCCGTCGGCGGCCAGCGGCGCGGCGACATCGGCGGTGCCGCGCAGCGTGTTCCACGAGCCCGCGCTCAGCGATGCGTCGGCCTGCAGGGTGCGGCTGTCGGCGCGCTTGCGCACGAAGTTGATCGTCGCCGACGGGCTGCCGGCGCCGGTGAGCAGCCCGCTGGCCCCACGCAGCACCTCGATGCGTTCGTAGATGGCCGTGTCCAGGCTGGCATCGGCGGACCCGGAGTTGACCCCCGGCGCGACCGGCACGCCGTCGTAGGCCATGTTCTCGACCGGGAAGCCGCGCGCATAGAACAGCACCCGCTCGGTGTCGTACGCATTGGAGGACACGCCGGTGACGTTGTCGAGCACGTCGCGCACCGAGGTCAGGTGCTGGTCCTCGATCCGCTGCGCGGTGACGATGCTGACCGACTGCGGCGTCTGCTGCGGGGTCAGCGCCAGGCGCGTCGCCGCCGCGGTCTGTTCGACCGTGTAGGAACGCGCGCGTTCGGCCTTGACGTTGATGGCGTCGAGCGTGGTCGGGTCATCGGCGGCCGCACCCGGCTGCGCCGCGGCCGACAGTGCGACGGACAAGCCGACGGACAGCACGCTCAAGCGCACGGCAGCGGTACGAAGAGGAAAAGCGGACATGGAAAACCCCTGAATGAAGTGAGCCACAGGCAGGCGGCCTGTGCGGATTCTCACGACTGGGGCTGGCAGGAACAGGGCTTGCGCGTCGTCAAGTCACCGTAGTTTATCCGAGCGTGGCCGCCGGGACGAGTGCGCCGCGCGCCCGGCGCAAGCGTCGGCTGCGAATGCGCATGGGCGTCTGTGCAAAAAGGCATCGGCGCGGGCAACTGCAGCGCTTGCCACCGAGGGTCGCCCAACGCAGCGTGCCCGGTCGGACCGGGCACGCTGTCTGGCATCGCTGCAGTCAGTCGCTCAGGGAATCGCGCAGAAGGTGACGTAGTGATCGGCCGAGTAATAGCGCTTGTCGACGACCGACTTTTTGGCCCCGTCGGTGACCAGGTACACCAACCGATAGGTGCCCGCAGGGCCGCCGGGATCGCGCCGCGCCTTGCCCTCGTAATAGGTCTGGCCGCGGCCGGCCCGGGGCAAGCGTCCTTCGGCATTGCCGAAGACCTGCACATCGACGGCTCCGGCGCCGCAGGCGACGATCGGGTTGGGCATGGTGATGCAAGCGGCCACATCGCGCATGGCCTCGCGCACATAGCTGGGCAGCGCGCCGCAGCTCGGGGCCTTCTGTGCCTGCGCCTGCGCAGCCGACAGGGCGAGGACGGCCAGCAGCGTGACTCTGATCGAGGGATACATGGGTGACTCCTTGGGAACGGATGGAGGGATTGCCGCCGATGCGAACAGCACGCAGGCCGCGCACCGGACTATGAGAAGAAACGCCTGCGCCGCCTATCCGTGAATACCTGATCTCCCGGTGCGGCGATCGCCGGCGCGTTCGCTGCGAGCAAATGGGCCGTCAGCACGCCACAGGCGCGACAACACTGCCGGCAGGTGCCGGACGCCACAGCGTCGGCTACCATCGGCGGCGCGCCGAAGCCGGCGCTCGTCTTTCTGCGCACACGCCTGCCTCCCGACGCCCCATCCGCCGCCCATGAACCACGCCGCTCCGTCCCGCCCTGTCGCGGGCACTGCCCTCGCTGCGCTGCGCGTGGCCGCCAAGCTCGCCGCATTCGTCCTGATCAGCGTGCCGCTGCTGCCGCTGCAATGGCTGCTGATGCGCTTCGCCCGCGGACGCGGCGCCTTCGTGCTGCCCCGACTGTGGTTCGCCTGCCTGCGCAAGGCGATGGGCATCCGCGTCGAGGTGGTGGGCACGCCGCGCGGCGGCGGCGGCGGCACACTGTTCGTCGGCAACCACATCTCGCACTTCGACATCGTGGTGCTGGGCAGCCTGCTGCACGCGCGCTTCATCGCCAAGAACGACATGGAACGCTGGCCGGGCATGCGCCGGCTCGGCGCCCTGGCGCAGACCCTGTTCATCAGCCGCCGGCGGATCGACGCGGCCAACGTGGCAGCGGCCGTCGCCGCGCAGATCCGCCCCGACCACGACGTGGTGCTGTTCGCCGAAGGCACCACCTCGTCCGGCGAGCGCGTCGCCCCGTTCAAGTCCAGCCTGTTCTCGCTGTTCCTCGGCGGCGACGCCAACGCCCGGCCATGGACGCTGCAACCGTTCACCATGGACATCCTGTCCGTCGATGGCCGCCGCCTGGCGCACGGCGGCGAGCGCGACGCCTACGCGTTCTACGGCGGCATGCAGGCCGGCGCCCACATCCTGCGCTTCCTGCGCTCGTCCGGCGCCGTGGTCAGGGCGACCTTCCACGCACCGCTCGCGATCGCGCCCGGCACTGACCGCAAGGCGCTGGCGCAGCAGGTGCATGGCATCGTGGCGTCGGCATTGGCCGCACAGCCGCACGACGGGGCGCGATAGGCCTACGCCGTATCGCCGCCGCACAGCATGGCGCAAGGCGGCATGCGTCTCGCCTGCCGCGGCCTCTAGGACTCGATGGGCTGGCTGCGCGAACAGGTGGCGATGAAATAGGGAACGCCGCTGGCCTCGGCGTAGTTGAAGAACAGCACCCAGCGCTTGCGCACGCGTCCGTTATGGTTGCTGGCGCTCAGCGGGCTGGCCACTTGCATGCCGCACATGGCGGGAAACAGCGCAACCCGGGTTTCGAACGTCTGCGCGGGCGCCAAGGGGCCACGCATGGAACGCGTCACCTTCCAGCGCACCACCTCGACCATGCCTGCAGGACCCATGGCCGACGGCGATTGCTCGCGCCGCAGCGACAGCATCTCCGCTTCCACCGCGACCGCGGCGCGCGCCTGCGCGTCCTCGACACTGTCGTACATGGCGCAACTGCATGCCGATCCGGCAAACGGAACCAGGCTCAGCAGTACTATCAACACCCTCCTCATCTTCGCGCCCTCAAAGCCTGGTCAGCATGTGGCGCCGAGACGCCGGCAGTGTCGTGCAGCCGCGACCCGGGCGACATCACGACGCGACGTCCGGTACCAGCGGCGCGGCCGGCGCATCGGGCGGACGTACCACCACGTACTGCTTGCGGAACTCAAGCCCCGGATGCGCCGGCCAAGTCGCGGCATAGCGACGCAGGCACTCAGCGCCCTCGGCGAAATCGACGCCGTTGATCCGACAATCCGCCGCGACCTCGCCTTCCGCATCGCGCGAGGCGAACAGGCGGATTCCCAGCATCCGCGCATCGTTTTCCAGCACCGGCATGAAGGCCTCCAGGCTTTGCGTGAACAGGCAGCACGGACAGAACGCATGCCCAGCCTCATCCACATCGCCGACATCGCAGGCGGCGGCCTGCGCGGCACCGCCCAGGTGGGCGACCGGTCCAAGCACGACCTCGCGCCGATGCGCGGCAGGCGGCGGAAATCCCAATTGCAGGGTCATGCAATGGCGCTCCTGCTGCGCAGCGGACACCGCCTCGGACAGCGCAACCAGATCGGTGCGCGCCCAGGTCGCAAACCCCGACACCAGGCTCTGCTCGATGTCCGAGCCCCATGCGTGCTGAAACTCGGCGATGCCGTCGGGGAACAGCGTTCGATGGTGGACCTGGATGGTAGTGGCGGTACGGATGCCGTCGGGCGGCAGCTCGACCACGTCCAAAAGTTCGACGAAAACCTGCAGGCCATTGCCGAGGACGAGGTGGCCTTCCTGCAGCACCGGCGCCAGGCCTTCGCTTTCCAGCACCTGCGCCAGCAATGCGAGCAGGCCACGATCGCGGACGGGTGGCGCATCGGCCGGCTCCGCGGCATTGGTGCTGACCGGCTGGGGCGGCCGCTTGTCGACAAAGAAGCGCAGCAGTCGTTTGAACATCCATGATCCGATGGCAGGCGAGTGGGTCGTCGCGCGACGGATTATAGATTCCGCGATCGGAGGATCGGCGACAGCGCTCCTGGGCGGCCGGCATCCACGGATCTAACGGGCGCACCGATCGGATGGCCGGCCCAGCCGATCGTCCCTTTCCGCTCGCTAGAGCGCCCGCGCGGCCGTGTTCGCGTGAGCGTGGCCGCTATGCGGCACTCCCCGCGTTGTTATCGGCAGGCAACAGCGACCGGCGCGGATCTTCCCGACCCGCACAGGATTTCCGGCGCGGCTGCCTGCCTGTCGCAGCGCGCGTCCCCATACGGACGGCGTCCGCGCAGGTCCATCCCAACAGTTCATGGAGAACGCAAATGAAGAGCGCAAGGGCAGTATCGTCGTTCCGGTCCCCGCACGCGGTCACCGTTGCGGTGCCGGTGGAGGTCGGCAACGACATCGAGAAGATGCACAAGGTCACCCGGGAAATCCTCGGCCGGCTGGGCTGCGCGGCCTGCCATTCCGGCTTCGACCTCCGCTTCGTGATCGAACGCGACTTCCGGGTCAATCCGGCGCTGGAGATCGAGGGCTTCGCGCCGCGGATCGGCCCCTGACCGGCGGCATCGGCGATGCATGCCCTGCCCGATCTCGGCGTCGGCCTGGTGCTGTGGCCGGAGTTGATGCCGGTGCTGGCCGAGGACGACGGCGCGATCGGGGTGGTCGAGATCGAGCCGGAATTCTTCTGGTTCGAGACCGGCAACGCGCAGGCGCCGATGCGCATCGACACCGGCATGGTGCGGCAGCTCGCCGAGCTGCCGCAGCACAAACTCGTGCACGGCGTGGCCTCGCCGGTGGGCGGTTCGCTGGCGCCCGATCCGCAACGCCTGCAGTTGATGCGCGACGTGGTGCAGGCGCTGGACGCACCGTGGGCCAGCGAACATCTGAGCTTCAATGCGGTACCGGTGGCCGGCGGCCCGGTCGATTCCGGTTTCCTGCTGCCGCCGCTGCAGACCGTGGCGAGCGCGCGACAGGCGGCGGCCAATATCCGCGCGATGGCGCAGGGCCTGCAGGTGCCGTTCGCGGTGGAGAACAACGTCAATTATCTGCGCCCGGTCGCTGGCGAGCTCAGCGACGGCGCGTTCATCGCCGAAGTGGCGACCCAGGCCGACTGCGGCATCCTGCTCGACCTGCACAACCTGTGGACCAACCAGAAGAACGGCCGCCAGCCGGTACGCGAGGCGCTCGCCGCGCTGCCGCTCGAACGCGTCTGCGAACTGCACCTGGCCGGCGGCTTCGCGCACCGCGGCTACTGGCTCGATGCGCATTCCGGACTCGTCGATGAAGAATTGATGCGACTAGCCGCCGAGCTGATGCCCGCGCTGCCCAACCTGCACGCGATCGTGTTCGAGATGCTGCCGACCGCCCTGGCCCATGTCGGTATCGCCGATGTGCGCAGGCAGATCGACAGGCTGCACACGCTATGGGCGCTGCGCCGGCCCGGCGCACGCGCGCCGCAGGCGGCAGCGGGCCTCGCGCGCAGCGATGGCGGCGCCGTACCGTCGCCCGCCGACTGGGAACGGACGCTGGGCGCCCTGGTCCGCGGCGACGCGCCGGGCGCGCATCCCGTCACCGCACTGCTGGCGGATCCCGGCGTCGCCCTGCTGCAGGAACTGGCCAGCAATGCACGCGCCGGACAGATCGCCAGCGCGGCGCGGCTGACCACGCGCATGCTGCTGGCGCATGGTGGCGAAGCGGCCTTCCGCAGCGTGTTCGAGGACTACGCCGCCGCGCAGCCGCCGCGCCAGTTCGCCAGCAGCGAGGCGCTGGGCTTTCTGGAGCACGTGCAACTCGCGGCGCCGGCGATTCCGCAGCTGGCGCAGGTGGCGATGTTCGAAAGCGCGGTGATCCACTCCGCGCTGCAGGGCGACGCGCGCGTCGTCGCCTTCGATAGCGACCCGGTGCCGCTGCTGACCGCGCTGGCCGAACGGCGTGCCCCGCCAGCGACGCAAGCGCCCGGCAGGTTTGCGATCGAGCTGCAGGGCGGCGCTGTCACCGCTATCCGCGCACGTTAACGTCTGTCTCTTCCAACAGCTGGAAGAATTGCATGCCATCGGTGCGGGCGGCTGCATGTCACGCAGATGACATCGCGACTTCCTAGCCTGCCCCCAGGGCTGGCGGCCGGCGCCGCCAAGGACTGTCGCCATCGAACTCTTGCTGTGGACCGTGTTCGCCGTGGTGATGAGCGCCGTTCTGCTGCTGGGCGTCTCGGTGGTGATCGTCGCCACCCGCGAGAATGGCCTCTACTCCGCCGAAGAGAAAACCTGGCAACGCCTGATGCACGGCGGCATCCCTGCCGAGGCGGAGATCCGCGCGCTCAAGCGTTCCGAGCACGGGCTGTCGCGCGGCGGCAGCCAGGGCCAGACCGTGCACGCGGTCGAACTGACGCTGGACGTCTTCGACGGCGCGGGCGGCGTATTCACCGCAACGCTGCGCACGCTGATCGACGAAGCACTGTTGCCGCAGTTCTGTATCGCCGGCACCCGTGTGCATGTGCTGCGCGATCCGGACGACGCCTCGATCCTGGCAATGGACCGCGTGCGGACGCCGCTGGAGATTCCGCGCGCAGGCGGTTGATGGCGGCCTGCGCAGGATGCAGGATTTCCCTGGTATGCCGCTCCCTGTAGGAGGGGCTTCAGCCCCGACAGTATCCGAAGCCGGAACACTCACTGCTCCGCTCGTCGCGGCTGAAGCCGCTCCTACAGGGACTTGCGGCTAGCTTGCCGGGTGCACTGTAGGAGGGGCTTCAGCCCCGACAGTATTCGAAGCCGGAACGCTCACCGCTTCGCTCGTCGCGGCTTCAGGGCACCTCTAAAAACCTCCTTCTTTGGCATCATATGGTCAGAAGAGAGAGCCGAGGCCCCGCGATGATCAGCCTGTTTGCCGGACACGAACGCGAAGCCAAGCGCCAGCAGATAGGCGACCCGCTGGCGGTGTTGTCTCGCCATATTGATTTCGCAGCGATTGCCCAAGCCGTCGATGCGAAGTTGTCCTTGGGCACCGGTACGCGCGGGGGCCGTCCGGCCTGGCCGACGGTGGTGATGGTCAAACTGCTGCTGTTGCAGCAGCTATACAACCTCTCTGACGATGCGCGGGAGTACCAGGTGCTGGATCGGCGCAGTTTCCAGCAGTTCCTTGGACTGGAACACAGCGGCAAGGTGCCTGACGCCAAGACGATCTGGGTGTGGCGCGAGCGGCTCAAGGCGCAGGATGTGATGGGCGACATCAGCGCAGCGGTCGGCGTGCAATTGCAGCGGGCGGGATTCATCGCGCGTGGCGGTCAGATCATCGATGCGAGCATCGTCAGCGCCCCGATCCAACGCAACACGCGCGAGGAGAACGCACAGATCAAGCAGGGTGGCGAGGTAGGCCAAGACTGGAGCGACGCTAAGCGCGCGCAGAAGGATGTGCAAGCCCGCTGGACCCGCAAGCA
Proteins encoded:
- a CDS encoding ribonuclease domain-containing protein, with the translated sequence MYPSIRVTLLAVLALSAAQAQAQKAPSCGALPSYVREAMRDVAACITMPNPIVACGAGAVDVQVFGNAEGRLPRAGRGQTYYEGKARRDPGGPAGTYRLVYLVTDGAKKSVVDKRYYSADHYVTFCAIP
- a CDS encoding lysophospholipid acyltransferase family protein encodes the protein MNHAAPSRPVAGTALAALRVAAKLAAFVLISVPLLPLQWLLMRFARGRGAFVLPRLWFACLRKAMGIRVEVVGTPRGGGGGTLFVGNHISHFDIVVLGSLLHARFIAKNDMERWPGMRRLGALAQTLFISRRRIDAANVAAAVAAQIRPDHDVVLFAEGTTSSGERVAPFKSSLFSLFLGGDANARPWTLQPFTMDILSVDGRRLAHGGERDAYAFYGGMQAGAHILRFLRSSGAVVRATFHAPLAIAPGTDRKALAQQVHGIVASALAAQPHDGAR
- a CDS encoding DUF6348 family protein, with the protein product MFKRLLRFFVDKRPPQPVSTNAAEPADAPPVRDRGLLALLAQVLESEGLAPVLQEGHLVLGNGLQVFVELLDVVELPPDGIRTATTIQVHHRTLFPDGIAEFQHAWGSDIEQSLVSGFATWARTDLVALSEAVSAAQQERHCMTLQLGFPPPAAHRREVVLGPVAHLGGAAQAAACDVGDVDEAGHAFCPCCLFTQSLEAFMPVLENDARMLGIRLFASRDAEGEVAADCRINGVDFAEGAECLRRYAATWPAHPGLEFRKQYVVVRPPDAPAAPLVPDVAS
- a CDS encoding DUF692 family multinuclear iron-containing protein translates to MHALPDLGVGLVLWPELMPVLAEDDGAIGVVEIEPEFFWFETGNAQAPMRIDTGMVRQLAELPQHKLVHGVASPVGGSLAPDPQRLQLMRDVVQALDAPWASEHLSFNAVPVAGGPVDSGFLLPPLQTVASARQAAANIRAMAQGLQVPFAVENNVNYLRPVAGELSDGAFIAEVATQADCGILLDLHNLWTNQKNGRQPVREALAALPLERVCELHLAGGFAHRGYWLDAHSGLVDEELMRLAAELMPALPNLHAIVFEMLPTALAHVGIADVRRQIDRLHTLWALRRPGARAPQAAAGLARSDGGAVPSPADWERTLGALVRGDAPGAHPVTALLADPGVALLQELASNARAGQIASAARLTTRMLLAHGGEAAFRSVFEDYAAAQPPRQFASSEALGFLEHVQLAAPAIPQLAQVAMFESAVIHSALQGDARVVAFDSDPVPLLTALAERRAPPATQAPGRFAIELQGGAVTAIRAR
- a CDS encoding IS5 family transposase, whose amino-acid sequence is MISLFAGHEREAKRQQIGDPLAVLSRHIDFAAIAQAVDAKLSLGTGTRGGRPAWPTVVMVKLLLLQQLYNLSDDAREYQVLDRRSFQQFLGLEHSGKVPDAKTIWVWRERLKAQDVMGDISAAVGVQLQRAGFIARGGQIIDASIVSAPIQRNTREENAQIKQGGEVGQDWSDAKRAQKDVQARWTRKHGKAHYGYKLHASTDRRWGFIRRHAVSAANVHDSRHFEEVLDPSNRGRTVWADSGYADASREADLTQRGYRAAIQHQGQARKPLSAAEQRRNRRLAKDRVFGEHPFARLAQQGGKCLRTIGLARATVVIGLKVASHNLMRLARLQHPAMVPA